The following are encoded together in the Triticum dicoccoides isolate Atlit2015 ecotype Zavitan chromosome 6B, WEW_v2.0, whole genome shotgun sequence genome:
- the LOC119320040 gene encoding uncharacterized protein LOC119320040 encodes MTASTERTTSGARRQGTMMNFTEHPPVKKGSVLLTRMESITAYKNQRGQPKSEAGGQKKKGRGVLKGFKASKKRFANGSAKLNITFSEKLGGTVGMNYRSFKDDVVVIIKRKLPLIGVRTWSDIHPTIHRLIVADIIDRWDLEGTPETEEKVLKIAKERYRGWRSTLSSTYKAYKTDAARLANLPEDLQPEEWEWMIEYFGTDSKFQERSQKNADNRKKQKTKHIIGSKSYSQVSFEKRNLETREEPDCIALWELTHTNNGTWSNTDSQKVYDQALEEVKNKEAETEGPL; translated from the exons ATGACGGCGTCAACAGAGCGAACCACGTCAGGTGCACGGCGTCAG GGCACAATGATGAATTTTACGGAGCATCCTCCTG TAAAGAAAGGCTCTGTTCTCTTAACAAGGATGGAAAGTATAACGGCATACAAAAACCAACGTGGACAACCCAAATCTG AAGCTGGTGGACAGAAGAAGAAAGGGAGAGGTGTTCTAAAAGGTTTTAAAGCATCTAAGAAGCGTTTTGCCAATGGATCTGCAAAGCTAAATATTACATTCTCTGAAAAATTGGGTGGTACAGTAGGAATGAACTATCGTTCGTTCAAGGATGACGTGGTTGTCATAATCAAAAGAAAGTTACCACTCATTGGAGTGAGGACGTGGTCGGACATTCACCCTACCATTCATCGACTCATTGTTGCAGATATAATA GACAGATGGGACCTGGAAGGTACACCAGAAACAGAAGAAAAAGTTCTCAAAATTGCGAAAGAGAGATATAGAGGCTGGCGATCAACTCTAAGCTCCACTTACAAGGCATACAAAACAGATGCAGCTAGATTGGCTAATCTTCCTGAAGATTTACAACCAGAAGAGTGGGAATGGATGATTGAGTACTTTGGCACTGATTCAAAATTTCAG GAACGCAGCCAAAAGAACGCCGATAACCGTAAGAAACAGAAGACAAAACATATAATCGGATCAAAATCTTACTCGCAAGTTAGTTTTGAGAAG AGAAACTTAGAAACTAGAGAAGAGCCAGATTGTATTGCTCTATGGGAACTCACCCACACAAACAATGGAACATGGTCTAACACAGATTCCCAGAAAGTTTAC GACCAAGCACTTGAAGAGGTTAAAAACAAAGAAGCTGAAACTGAAGGTCCACTTTGA